From Bradyrhizobium sp. sBnM-33:
CGCTCGACACCTTCGCCATGCCCAGACCTTAAGTGTCCATGAATCTCAGACTCAATGATGAGAACCCAGTGTTCATTTGGCCCTGGATAGCCGCCAACCTCAGAAACTAATCCAGCTTAGCGTTTGCCAGGAACCACGAGAGCTTAAATCTTGTCTCACCAAGATCCGTTTTGCTCCTAAAGGTCCTGCCGGTTTGTTCGGCCTCACCCACGCTCATTCCCACCCCCAGTGGCTCTTCGGCCCGTGCCGTAGGTTCCACCACACCATTCCGACCGAGACGGTAGCGGATCCAGCAACTTCGAATTCTACCGCACTTGACTCGGCTTTGGCGGCTCGGGCGGAGGTTGATCTTTTGGCACGAATACTTGGCAGGAAACAGCAATGCTACCGCCTCGTACCGCATTCAGGGTAATGGTTGTGTCAGTGCTCGAATCTCGTCTGATAAAAGATGCTTTGGTCCCGATCAATACTCTCGCGCCGTGAGCGATTCTTTCTAAGGTGCTGCCGCGATGAACCGTGAATTCGGTTATCACTGGGAGGGCGACTTCGTAGCTGTGATAGCTTACGGTGAAATTTATTCCAGCTTTTGGCGACGGCCGGTGCACTGCAATCCATCGCGGCTTGCTATACATTTTGCCCAGTTTTCGGCGACGCCCGGTCCGAGGTACTGCTCGGAAAGAAAACCTGCTGCCGTTTCGTTCTGCTGACGATCAGTTCTTAGGCAGTTCAGCCGCTTCCAGGCATCGATTTCGTCGGTGTTACTGTGATCGGCGACGAGCGTGCTGTGAGAGCCTTGTATAGTGACACCCGCGTACCCACCGCCTTCGCTAGCCCCAGTTTGCCGAGTTTTTGAGACTTGAAAGTGGCGCTGAATTTCGCTGCTGTTGGCGCTGCACGCCCAATAATGCTCTGCGGCTTGATAACTTCGGTCGTTTGTCCCAACCCGCTTTGTTAGTAGTGCATCGGACAATATGGCGTTGCAAGTATCCACGCCTTCAGCCTGTAACGCAGTTGGATAGGCGGTGAGCAAAAAGCAAGCGAGGCCGCGTTGACACCTCTGCGGACAATAGGCTGGGGTGCCATTTCTCGCTCTCGTCACAGAACTGCGGAATTCGTGGGTACCGACCGGAGCAGCGGACGCTCGTCGCGCGAGCCGACCAGCGCCGCGATCATGTCCATCAGCGTGATCCGCTGCCGCTCGATGTCGCTTGCGAACAGGTTTCGGCATCGGGGCTCGTCCAATGAACCGACTGTAACACAGGTCAGCGACATCGCGGCGCAACTGCCACATCGCATCGAATGATTTCCTTGTAAGGCCCACCTGCTCGGGCGTCATTGATCAGACTAGCAGGCTGGTAAAGAATAGTTCTGTGATCTCAGTGACGGACGGCTCCTTCTCTCAGAAGTGACGACGGTCACAAATTCGTTTTTGCAGTTCCAGCAGTGCCAAAGATCGTGAACTTCCTGCCCATTGGCGCGTTCATGCCACTCGAGGTGGACTAATCCAGAGCTACACTGAGGGCATTTTTCGTGATGTGCTATTGAGCCCAGTGCCATGTGGAACGTCCCTCCCAGGTGCAGCATACGATTCCTGGTAGTGTCGGGAAATGATCTACGTCAACGATTTGCTCTTTTTGGGGGACGCGCAGCTCGCCGGGAATGTCCGGGTGTCCGCTCCGGAGCGAATTTCGGATTCAACTCGGCCATTCCCGATCTCGCAGAAGGGGCATTCGCGTCGATTTTGCTGCGTCTCGGCCATGGCCGGTCTAGCGACAGAAGACATTCAGACAAGCGCACGATGTCGATCGATATGAGCCACCTCAGATATCAACCCGCGCGAGGGGCAAAGACTAGCGTAGCTCCCAGTGCGCACATGATGGCACCCGACACCTGTCGCATCTTGGCGAGGATTGACGGTCGCCTAGCAAGGCCGGCTCTCGCTTTCGCAGCCCAATGGGTCGCAACCAAGTCGGCACTGGTGTTGAGTGCAACCGAGATGAGCCCGAGGACGATGAACTGCGCGGCGACGTTCGCGGATGTCGACAAACTGGGGATGAAGGCGAGAAAGAATGCGGCCGTCTTCGGGTTTAGTGCCTCGACGATGATGCCGTCGCGGAAGGCCCGACCCACCCCGGTCGTCTGCACCTCGGTCGGCTCGACAATGCGCGCTTCGCGCCAGGTCTTGAGCCCGAGCCAGATGAGATACAGGGCGCCCGCGATCTTCAAAAAAGTGAATGCCTCGGCGCTTGCCATGACGAGCGCAGATATGCCAACGGCGCCGCCGAACACGTGCACAAGGCCGCCGAGACCTAGGCCAACACTCGATGCCAACCCTTCCGTTCTGCCGCCGACAAGCGTTCGCGCCACGATATAGAAGATGCCTGGCCCCGGCGTGATCGCCACAAGCAGCGACGCTGCCAAGAACAGGAAGAAGGTCTGGAAA
This genomic window contains:
- a CDS encoding LysE family translocator — protein: MPDFQTFFLFLAASLLVAITPGPGIFYIVARTLVGGRTEGLASSVGLGLGGLVHVFGGAVGISALVMASAEAFTFLKIAGALYLIWLGLKTWREARIVEPTEVQTTGVGRAFRDGIIVEALNPKTAAFFLAFIPSLSTSANVAAQFIVLGLISVALNTSADLVATHWAAKARAGLARRPSILAKMRQVSGAIMCALGATLVFAPRAG